In the genome of Cryptomeria japonica chromosome 8, Sugi_1.0, whole genome shotgun sequence, one region contains:
- the LOC131067713 gene encoding stigma-specific STIG1-like protein 2 gives MAKLAAVLTVMALAMAVSNAEEDAVKAMTTAPRRSSRFLDEIIMGNGGRSKRCRPHLHICDKDDVIGYLKSRCCDFHCTNVLTDRNNCGGCLTVCSFGFQCCNGRCLNVAYDKNHCGSFMGDIVCYVLLVGIIRELQSLLDPTVQ, from the exons ATGGCAAAGCTGGCTGCAGTACTTACAGTGATGGCATTAGCAATGGCagtctcaaacgcagaggaagatgcAGTGAAGGCAATGACAACGGCACCAAGGAGAAGTAGCAGGTTTCTTGATGAGATAATAATGGGCAACGGAGGAAGGAGCAAGAGATGCAGGCCTCACCTTCATATCTGCGACAAGGATGATGTTATTGGCTATCTCAAATCTCGCTGCTGTGACTTCCATTGTACCAATGTCTTAACAGATCGCAACAACTGTGGAGGATGCCTCACTGTGTGCTCTTTTGGTTTTCAATGCTGCAATGGGCGGTGCCTCAATGTGGCTTACGATAAAAACCACTGTGGCAG TTTCATGGGTGATATAGTTTGTTATGTTCTCTTGGTGGGAATTATCAGGGAACTTCAGAGTTTGTTAGATCCTACTGTTCAGTGA